One window from the genome of Hippocampus zosterae strain Florida chromosome 7, ASM2543408v3, whole genome shotgun sequence encodes:
- the rgrb gene encoding retinal G protein coupled receptor b gives MWSSVNNMAGYTLPEGFDDFDMFLFGSALFVGGVLGFLLNAVTVVSFLRVRELRTPGNSLVFNLALADLSLNVNGLTAAYASYIRHWPFGQNGCAYHGFQGMIAVLASISFMATIAWDRYHQYCTRQKLFWSTSIAMSAIIWVLSIFWAAVPLMGWGVYDFEPMRTCCTLDYTRGDRDFVTFMLTLVLLYLTFPALTMLSCYSAINKYFKKVHHHRFNTSLPLRVMLMCWGPYVLMCVYACFQNVKIISPKLRMVLPVVAKTNPIFNALLYSFGNEFYRGGVWYFLTGQKIAEPDPKKTKSK, from the exons ATGTGGTCTTCGGTCAACAACATGGCGGGGTACACCTTACCTGAGGGCTTCGACGACTTCGACATGTTCTTGTTCGGCTCGGCGCTCTTTGTCGGCG GCGTCCTCGGGTTCCTCCTGAACGCCGTCACCGTGGTCTCCTTCCTGCGCGTCCGGGAGCTGAGGACCCCCGGCAACTCCCTGGTCTTCAACTTGGCCCTGGCCGACCTGAGCCTCAACGTCAACGGACTCACGGCGGCCTACGCCAGCTACATCCG ACATTGGCCTTTTGGCCAGAACGGCTGCGCCTATCACGGCTTCCAGGGCATGATTGCCGTCCTGGCATCCATCAGCTTCATGGCGACCATCGCTTGGGACCGCTATCACCAGTACTGCACCA GACAGAAGCTCTTCTGGAGCACGTCCATCGCGATGAGCGCCATCATCTGGGTCCTGTCCATCTTCTGGGCTGCCGTCCCACTCATGGGCTGGGGCGTGTACGACTTTGAGCCCATGAGGACCTGCTGCACTCTGGACTACACCAGGGGTGACAG GGACTTTGTCACCTTCATGCTCACCCTGGTGCTGCTCTACTTGACCTTCCCGGCGCTCACCATGCTGTCGTGCTACAGCGCCATCAACAAATACTTCAAGAAGGTCCATCACCACCGG TTCAACACCAGTTTGCCTTTGAGGGTGATGCTCATGTGCTGGGGTCCTTACGTGCTCATGTGCGTCTACGCCTGCTTCCAAAACGTCAAGATTATATCCCCTAAGCTGCGAATG GTGCTTCCGGTGGTGGCCAAGACCAACCCCATCTTCAACGCGCTGCTCTACTCCTTCGGCAACGAGTTCTACCGCGGAGGCGTGTGGTACTTCCTCACCGGGCAAAAGATAGCCGAGCCGGATCCCAAGAAGACCAAGTCGAAATAG